One window from the genome of Echinicola vietnamensis DSM 17526 encodes:
- the mobC gene encoding conjugal transfer protein MobC, producing the protein MQTGENTEGLRKIIDLTRKLSIGLLCLHFYYYCYTTFGDWGLTHEIILRLITNIGKTGLFDHINISKGFALGLLLISLIGSKGKKNESLKLSQALWPLAIGLMIYWASSGVLYLNLEETQIAVLYMGITSTGFLMVLSGGALLSRLLKEKMARDVFNHLNETFPQEERYLENEYSVNLPARYNLKGKVRKSWINIINPFRALLVAGTPGSGKSYFVIRHVITQHIAKGFSMFVYDFKYDDLSIIAYNSLQKNLHAYKVKPSFYTINFDKLSHTHRCNPLEPETMTDITDASEAARTIMMGLNRDWIKKQGDFFVESPINFLTAVIWFLKKHRHGKYCTLPHVIELMQVEYDQLFPVLRTEPEIEVLINPFVSAYQKGATDQLEGQIASAKITMARLSSPQLYYVLSASDFTLDINNPEEPKIVCMGNNPQKQQVYGAVLSLYISRITKLVNQKNKLKSSLVFDEFPTIYFNGMDNLIATARSNKVATCLGVQDYSQLRKDYGREQAEVIMNTVGNFISGQVLGDTAKQLSERFGKIMQDRKSVTINRNDTSINKSKQLDQAVPPSTISSLSSGEFVGMVADTPDIRIELKAFHNEIINDHSALEKESKEYRPIPAVREISIQLVEDNYKNIKLDIAEILETELDRIYNTPKLNHLLFDQDEG; encoded by the coding sequence ATGCAGACCGGTGAAAATACCGAAGGCCTGAGAAAGATCATTGATCTTACCCGTAAACTCAGTATTGGGTTGCTATGCCTTCATTTCTACTATTATTGTTATACCACATTTGGGGACTGGGGACTTACCCATGAAATAATTTTACGGTTGATCACCAATATTGGGAAGACCGGCCTCTTTGATCATATTAATATATCCAAAGGTTTTGCCCTGGGGTTGCTTTTGATTTCGTTGATCGGCTCAAAAGGAAAGAAAAATGAAAGTCTCAAGTTATCCCAGGCCTTATGGCCATTGGCCATCGGACTGATGATTTATTGGGCAAGTAGTGGTGTATTGTATCTCAATCTTGAAGAAACACAAATTGCTGTGCTCTATATGGGAATCACCTCCACTGGATTTCTAATGGTGCTATCCGGGGGCGCATTACTGAGCAGGTTGCTAAAAGAAAAGATGGCCAGGGATGTGTTTAACCACCTCAATGAGACCTTTCCCCAGGAAGAGCGGTATTTGGAAAATGAGTATTCCGTAAACCTTCCCGCACGGTATAACCTTAAAGGAAAAGTCAGGAAGTCCTGGATTAATATCATCAATCCTTTCCGGGCGCTGCTAGTGGCTGGAACCCCGGGTTCCGGGAAAAGCTACTTTGTCATCCGTCATGTGATCACCCAACATATTGCCAAAGGGTTTTCCATGTTTGTCTATGATTTCAAATACGATGACCTTTCTATCATTGCCTACAATTCCCTGCAAAAAAACCTTCATGCCTATAAAGTCAAACCATCGTTTTATACCATCAATTTTGATAAGCTTTCACACACCCATCGCTGCAACCCTTTAGAACCGGAGACCATGACAGATATTACCGATGCCAGTGAGGCGGCCCGTACTATAATGATGGGACTGAACCGTGACTGGATAAAAAAGCAAGGGGACTTCTTCGTAGAATCCCCGATCAACTTTTTAACCGCGGTAATCTGGTTTTTAAAAAAACACAGGCACGGGAAATACTGTACTCTTCCGCATGTCATTGAATTGATGCAAGTGGAATACGACCAACTTTTTCCAGTACTCAGGACAGAACCTGAGATCGAGGTGCTAATCAACCCTTTTGTTTCGGCATATCAAAAAGGAGCCACCGACCAATTGGAAGGCCAGATTGCCAGTGCCAAAATTACCATGGCCCGTTTATCCTCGCCCCAACTTTACTATGTATTGTCAGCAAGCGATTTTACCCTAGACATCAACAATCCCGAAGAACCCAAGATCGTTTGTATGGGAAACAACCCGCAAAAACAACAAGTTTACGGCGCGGTCCTTTCCCTGTATATATCAAGGATCACCAAACTGGTCAATCAAAAAAATAAATTAAAATCGAGTCTGGTATTCGATGAGTTTCCCACTATCTATTTCAATGGGATGGACAATCTCATAGCAACTGCTAGAAGCAATAAGGTAGCCACCTGTCTGGGAGTCCAGGATTATAGCCAGCTAAGAAAGGACTATGGACGGGAACAAGCAGAGGTAATCATGAATACTGTGGGGAATTTTATCAGTGGGCAGGTTTTGGGAGATACAGCCAAACAACTTTCGGAGAGATTTGGCAAAATCATGCAAGATCGAAAAAGTGTTACCATTAACCGTAACGATACTTCCATCAATAAATCAAAACAATTGGATCAGGCAGTGCCTCCCTCCACGATCTCATCCCTTTCCTCCGGGGAATTCGTCGGAATGGTTGCCGATACCCCTGATATAAGGATAGAACTGAAGGCTTTTCACAATGAGATCATCAATGATCACAGTGCCCTGGAAAAAGAATCCAAAGAATATAGACCAATTCCAGCTGTGCGGGAAATTTCTATTCAGCTAGTGGAGGATAACTATAAAAATATTAAATTAGACATTGCAGAAATTCTGGAAACAGAATTGGATCGCATTTACAATACTCCTAAACTGAATCATTTATTGTTTGATCAAGACGAGGGTTAA
- a CDS encoding relaxase/mobilization nuclease domain-containing protein encodes MVARITSGKTIRGVLHYNENKVEKRQAKFLGACGYLRQDEELDFQKKLARFQKIIETNTRAKTNALHISLNFSPRDKVDEPLLWKITEDYMRGIGFGEQPYLVYRHFDAAHPHIHVVTTNIREDGQRIETHNLGRVQSEKTRKDIEQRYGLVKAEEQQRKHVNLLQSLDKAEYGKTETKAAISNIVGEVVRHYKFTSLAELNAILRQFNVTAYRGEEDSKMYQKKGLIYSISDANGNRRGVPIKASSIYSKPTYKKLEMKFELNRTARKNYRNQLRSTVNDALTRSSSLEDLQVKLRKKGVHLTVRKNEEGKVYGITFTDHIHRCVFNGSSLGKEFSANGIQKAMMVKHTDEPQTHKQQTGENQSFSFPTNPQTSGYEPTPYELSQKKRKKKRRKKNL; translated from the coding sequence ATGGTTGCCAGGATCACTTCTGGGAAGACGATTAGGGGCGTGCTTCATTACAATGAAAACAAGGTGGAAAAGAGGCAGGCCAAATTCCTTGGAGCCTGTGGATACCTTAGACAGGATGAAGAGCTTGACTTCCAAAAAAAGCTGGCCAGGTTTCAGAAAATCATAGAGACAAATACCAGAGCCAAAACGAATGCCCTTCATATCTCCCTGAACTTCTCTCCCAGGGACAAAGTGGATGAACCCCTACTTTGGAAGATCACAGAGGACTACATGAGAGGTATAGGGTTTGGAGAGCAGCCCTACCTGGTATACCGGCATTTCGACGCAGCCCATCCCCATATTCATGTGGTGACTACCAATATCAGGGAGGACGGGCAAAGAATTGAAACGCACAATCTGGGACGTGTCCAATCCGAGAAGACCAGAAAAGATATTGAACAAAGGTATGGGCTGGTCAAAGCTGAAGAACAACAGCGCAAGCATGTCAACCTGCTACAGTCCCTGGATAAAGCTGAATACGGCAAAACAGAGACAAAGGCGGCGATATCGAATATTGTGGGAGAAGTGGTTCGCCACTATAAGTTCACATCCCTTGCAGAGTTGAATGCCATATTGCGACAATTCAATGTTACTGCCTACCGGGGAGAAGAAGACAGCAAAATGTACCAAAAGAAAGGATTGATCTATTCCATTTCAGATGCTAACGGGAACCGAAGAGGAGTTCCCATCAAAGCCAGCTCCATTTATTCCAAACCTACCTATAAGAAATTGGAAATGAAGTTCGAACTAAACCGGACAGCCAGAAAAAACTACCGCAACCAACTGCGATCGACAGTTAACGATGCTTTGACCAGATCTTCTTCCCTGGAAGATTTGCAGGTAAAACTTCGAAAAAAAGGAGTCCACCTTACTGTTCGCAAAAATGAAGAAGGGAAGGTATATGGAATCACCTTTACCGACCATATTCATCGTTGTGTCTTTAATGGAAGCAGCCTGGGTAAAGAATTTTCGGCCAATGGTATTCAAAAGGCCATGATGGTTAAACATACGGATGAACCTCAGACTCACAAGCAGCAGACCGGGGAGAACCAAAGTTTTTCTTTTCCAACAAACCCACAAACTTCGGGATATGAGCCTACACCGTACGAATTGAGCCAAAAGAAAAGAAAGAAAAAACGCAGAAAGAAAAATTTGTAA
- a CDS encoding plasmid mobilization protein yields MEKDQVSQNPYWLTVRLSPKEVQQLKKLLTQSAHCRNLSELIRTMLFKKKLTIKKRNASLDELKSEIVKVKGELRSIGVNINQVTHYFNGHPDPAEKRYFARKILPLYKKVGQKTEQLMVMISQLSRL; encoded by the coding sequence ATGGAAAAAGACCAGGTATCTCAAAATCCCTATTGGCTGACAGTAAGATTATCGCCAAAAGAAGTCCAGCAACTGAAAAAACTCCTAACCCAATCGGCTCATTGCCGAAACCTCAGTGAACTGATCAGGACTATGCTTTTCAAAAAGAAGCTGACCATAAAAAAACGAAATGCTTCCTTGGATGAGCTTAAATCCGAGATTGTAAAGGTAAAGGGCGAACTCCGCTCCATAGGGGTTAACATCAATCAGGTTACGCATTATTTCAATGGTCATCCCGACCCGGCAGAGAAAAGGTATTTTGCCCGGAAGATATTGCCTTTGTATAAAAAGGTCGGCCAGAAAACGGAGCAACTGATGGTGATGATCTCTCAACTATCGAGGCTATAA